The Thermogemmata fonticola genome has a window encoding:
- a CDS encoding TPR end-of-group domain-containing protein, which yields MPPPNRRNMSSGSGSGSSTSGRLEALAQQDPIDFEIEFYERLLKALPDFVEVLQVQSENYRIRNRQQDGLAVDLRLAELRPRDPRIHYNLACRYALLRQTEQALRTLRRALELGYRDFQYLEQDRDWDHLRRDPRFRQLIREFRSQG from the coding sequence GTGCCCCCACCCAATCGGCGGAACATGTCATCGGGCAGCGGTTCCGGCTCTTCCACCTCAGGTCGCCTGGAGGCTTTAGCGCAACAGGACCCGATCGATTTCGAGATCGAGTTTTACGAACGCCTGCTGAAGGCACTGCCAGATTTCGTGGAAGTCCTCCAGGTCCAATCGGAAAATTACCGGATTCGGAACCGGCAACAGGATGGCTTAGCCGTCGACCTGCGCTTGGCGGAATTACGGCCGCGCGATCCCCGCATTCATTACAACCTCGCCTGCCGATATGCGCTATTGCGGCAGACAGAGCAGGCTTTGCGAACACTTCGGCGAGCCTTGGAACTCGGTTATCGAGACTTCCAGTACTTGGAACAGGATCGCGATTGGGACCATCTGCGGCGAGACCCTCGATTTCGGCAGTTGATCCGGGAGTTCCGTTCTCAGGGCTAA
- a CDS encoding CoA transferase subunit A yields MAEMPLFASPSSFAAREQFAQKPRGLVDKVMSVAEAVRRFVRDGDYLATGGFGTNRIPTAVCHEILRQGKQNLSFAGHTTTHDFQILCAGNLMGRGQTLRRVDAAYIVGLEARGLSPHARRVMESGTVEVVEWSNYTLALRYTAAAMGVPFLPTHSLLGTDTLTHSAARIITCPFTGETLVAVPALYPDVAAIHVHEADRFGNCRLRGPSVADWDLARAARRLIITCERLIPDDEIRRHPHLTTIPFFCVDAVCEVPFGSYPGNMPEEYFSDEEHLKLWLEVERDVEAFRQFLEDHIYGTRDFTEYLERCGGLRRLQALRRREFHLSRADLPAATR; encoded by the coding sequence ATGGCCGAGATGCCGTTATTTGCCTCGCCATCGAGCTTTGCGGCACGGGAGCAGTTTGCTCAAAAGCCCCGCGGCTTGGTCGATAAGGTGATGAGCGTGGCGGAGGCGGTCCGCCGCTTTGTTCGAGACGGCGACTACTTGGCTACCGGCGGGTTCGGCACCAACCGTATCCCTACAGCGGTCTGCCATGAGATTCTCCGCCAAGGGAAGCAGAATCTGTCGTTCGCGGGACACACCACCACTCATGATTTTCAGATCCTTTGTGCCGGGAATTTGATGGGCCGCGGGCAGACACTCCGCCGCGTGGATGCCGCCTACATTGTGGGGCTGGAGGCGCGCGGCTTGTCTCCCCATGCCCGGCGCGTCATGGAATCCGGCACCGTCGAAGTGGTGGAATGGTCCAACTACACTCTGGCCTTGCGTTACACCGCGGCGGCGATGGGTGTCCCCTTCCTACCCACGCACAGCCTGTTAGGCACCGATACGCTGACCCACTCGGCGGCCCGAATCATCACCTGTCCTTTCACCGGGGAAACCCTGGTGGCTGTTCCTGCTTTGTACCCCGATGTCGCAGCCATTCACGTCCATGAGGCCGACCGCTTCGGCAACTGCCGCCTCCGGGGTCCCTCCGTGGCAGATTGGGACTTGGCCCGTGCAGCCCGCCGACTCATCATCACCTGCGAGCGGCTCATTCCTGATGACGAAATCCGCCGCCACCCTCATCTGACCACCATCCCTTTCTTTTGTGTCGATGCTGTCTGCGAAGTCCCCTTCGGCAGTTATCCGGGAAACATGCCGGAAGAGTATTTCTCCGACGAAGAGCATCTCAAACTCTGGTTGGAGGTGGAGCGGGATGTCGAGGCCTTCCGGCAATTTCTCGAGGATCACATCTACGGCACCCGCGACTTTACCGAGTATCTGGAACGCTGCGGAGGTTTGCGGCGCCTACAAGCTCTGCGGCGGCGTGAGTTTCATTTGTCCCGAGCAGATCTACCTGCGGCAACGCGATGA